The nucleotide sequence TTCAATCAGACGCTGTGCCAGGTGAACGCGTCGGTGGTGCGCCTTGGCGTCGTCAAAGGCGAGTACCACTGGCACAAGCACGACGACGACGACGAGTTCTTCTACGTCGTCGAAGGGAAGCTCTTGATCGACCTCGAGGGCCGCACCGTGACGCTCGAGCCGCGGCAGGGCTTCGTGGTGCCCCGGGGCGTCGTCCACCGCACGCGCGCGCCCGAACGGACGCTCATCCTGATGGTCGAGAACGCGGGCATCATTCCCACCGGCAACTAGCGCCGGGGCCGCCCGCCGCGGCCGGCACGCTACATCCTTCTCCGCCGCCGATCGGGCGCGTTGCGCACCGGCCGCCGGCCATGCGACGGCGCGGCGTGTGAGGGCCCCGCGGGATTTTCCGAGCCGGGGCCGCCTGCGTAGGGCGAACCGGTTTCCGAGCTCGACGGCCGCGACCAGCCGTCGCGCGGCCGACCGTCCCGACCGCGATCGCGCCCGCGACCGCCGCGGCCCGAGCGCTCGCCGCCGTGACCGTGCCCTTGTCCGGGCTCGGCGCGACGGTGGTAGTCGAAATCGGGCAGCGACACGCGCGGTATCGAACGTCCGAGGAAGCGCTCGATCGCGGTCACGTCCGACTGCTCTTCGGGACTCATCAGCGTGAAGGCGTCGCCGACCGCCTCCACCCGCCCGGTGCGGCCGATGCGATGCACGTAGTCCTCGGGCGTGTGCGGCACGTCGAAGTTGACGACGTGCGAGATGTCTTCCACGTCGATGCCACGCGAGGCGATGTCGGTGGCCACCAGGATCTGCACGCGCCCGCGCCGCAGACCGGCCAGCGCCCGCTCGCGCTGCGACTGCGTGCGATCGCCATGCAGCGCCGCCACGCTGTGACCGCGTTTTTCGAGCTGGCGCGTCAACCGATCGGCGCCGTGCTTGGTGCGGGTGAACACGATCGCGCTGCCGACGTCCGAGCGCGACATCAGCTCGTCGAGCAGATCGGTCTTCAGGTGCCGCGGCACCGGGTAGATCGCCTGCGTGATGCCGGCGGCCGGCCGCGAAGGCGGCGCGAGATCCACGCGCTGGGGATTGCGGAGGGACTCCTTCGCCACTTTGTTCAGCTCGGGCGGCATGGTGGCCGAGAACATCAGCGTCTGTCTGCGCGTCGGCAGCAGTCGCAGGATGCGCTTGAGGTCCGGCGCGAATCCCATGTCCACCATGCGATCGGCCTCGTCGAGCACCAGTATTTCGACGTCCTCGAGGCTCACGCTCTGCCGGCCGTGAAGATCGAGCAGGCGACCCGGCGTCGCCACCAGCAGATCGACGCCCTCGTGGCGCAGCAGCCGCTCCTGCGGGCCGATCGGCACGCCGCCATAGGCGACGCCGGCCCGCAGCCGAGTGAAACGCGCGTAGTCGCGCGCGTTGGTCTCGACCTGCGCGGCCAGCTCCCGCGTGGGCACCAGCACCAGCGCGCGCAGCGCGGGATGGCCTTCGAGCAGCCGCGCGAGAATCGGGAGGACGAAGGCGGCGGTCTTGCCGGTGCCGGTCTGGGCCGCGGCCACCAGGTCGTGGCCCTCGAGAACGATGGGAATGGCGCGCTGCTGAATCGGCGTCGGCTGGTTGTAGCCGGCGGCGCGCACCCCTTTGACGATCAGGGGCGGCAGGCCAAGCTTGGCAAAGGGCACGGGATCTCCAGGGTAGTTCGTGAATCGAATGGCGCGCGAGTCGGGGCGCGCCGCGTGGAATCTCATGGACTTGCGGGCATGATGCGAGAGAACGCCGGCCCGTGGCAAATGGACGCGGCACGAGCTTTGCGGCATACTCCCCGGCCGCTTGTCATCCGAGGCGGAGCGCCGGACCAGATGACCCGCGCCAGGCGGGTCGAGTCCGGGAACGCCGCCGATCAGGAGGTAGTTGTCATGAAAGCCGGGATCCATCCCGTTTACGAACTCCGGACCTTCCATTGTTACGGCTGTGGCACGGAGTGGCAGACGCGCACCACGCTCCAGCCCACGACCAACGACGGCAAGATCCATCTCGACATCTGCGCCAACTGCCACCCGTTCTATACCGGCAAGCAGAAGCTGATCGACAAGGCGGGACGTGTCGAGCGCTTCCGCAGGAAGTACAGCAAGAAGACCGAGGCCACGCCGGCCGAGCCGGCCGAGTCGGCCAAGTCTTAGCGTCGTTCACGCGGCTTCCGTTCCGGGCGCGTTGCGCCTGGCGGAAGCCGTTCGTGTGTCTGGGGAGCCGAGATGCCATTTCTGCCGGTGGGCGGCCAGGCGGTGATCGAGGGCGTGATGATGCGCTCGCCGACGCTGATGTCGGTGGCGGTGCGTCGTCCCGACGGGGCGCTGGCGTTCCTCGAGAGGCGCTTTACTTCGATCACTCGGCGCGTCAGGCCGCTCGGCCTGCCGGTGGTGCGCGGGGCGGTGTCGCTGTTCGAGACGCTCTACCTGGGCATCACGGCGCTCAACTTCAGCGCCGATGAGGCGGTGAAGGAGACGGCCGAGCCGGCGAAGAAGGCGCCGTGGTGGCAGATGCTGGCGCAGGGCGCGATGGTGGTGTTCTCGGTCGGTGTTGGGCTGCTGTTGTTCGTGGTGCTGCCGGCCCGGATCACGGGCTGGCTCGGCTTTCAGGATCGCGTGCGCTTCGGCCTGGTGGACGGCTTCTTCCGCCTGCTGGCGTTCATGATCTACCTGCTGCTGATCAGCCAGTGGAAGGAGATGGCGCGCGTGCTCGGCTTCCACGGCGCCGAGCACAAGGCGATTCACGCGCTCGAGAACGACGCGCCGCTGACGCCCGAGAGCGTGCAGAGCTTCTCGCGCTTCCATCCACGCTGCGGCACGTCGTTCCTGTTCCTGGTGGTGGTGGTGAGCATCGTGGTGTTCACGTTCATCGGAAAGCCGCGCGGGGTGGGTGACCATCTGCTGCGCATCGCCTGCATGCCGCTGATCGCGGGCGTGGCATTCGAGTTCATCCGGATCAGCGGCAAGTACGCCGACCGGCCATGGGCGAAGGTCCTGATCTGGCCGGGGCTCCAGTTCCAGCGGCTGACGACGCGCGAGCCCGATCTCGAGATGTGTCGCGTGGCGATCGCCGCGCTGGAAAAGGTGCGACACGACGAGGCACTACGCGCGCCGGCAGAGCCCGGCAAGCGCGCAGACGTGCAGTTCGTGCAGTAAGCGCCTCGCGCCGATCGAGCGCAGCGCAGCCGGGAAGACGAAATCATGTGGGACGCGGTCAAGAAGGTCGAAGCGCGATTCGAAGAGATCACGCAACTGCTCGGAACGCCCGAAGTGGCGAGCGACCCGCGCAAGCTGCGGGACCTCTCGAAGGAGCGCGCCCGCCTCGAGGGCACGATGCGGACGCTGGCCGAGTACCGCCGCGTCGAGCGCACCGTTGCCGACGACGAGGCGGCGATCGCCTCGGGCGACGCCGAGCTGAGCGAGCTGGCCAAGGCCGAGCTTCCCGAATTGCGCGAGCGCCAGACGAAGCTCGAGGAGGAGCTCAAGCGCCAGCTTCTGCCACGTGACCCGGACGACGACAAGAACGTGATCGTCGAAATTCGCGCCGGCGTGGGCGGGGAGGAGGCCGCGCTGTTCGCCGCCGATCTGTACCGCATGTACTCGAAATACGCGGAAAAGAAGGGCTGGAAGCAGGAGATACTCAGCAGCGCGCCGGCCGAGGCCGGCGGCTTCAAGGAAATCGTGTTCTCGCTTGAAGGCGACGGCGTCTATCGCGAGATGAAATTCGAATCGGGCGTCCACCGCGTGCAGCGCGTGCCGGCCACCGAGGCCTCGGGTCGCATTCACACCTCGGCCGCGACGGTCGCGGTGCTGCCCGAGGTCGAGGACGTCGACATCGAGATCGCCGAGAAGGACATCCGCGTGGACGTATATCGCGCCGGTGGCCCGGGAGGCCAGGGTGTCAACACCACCGATTCGGCGGTGCGCATCACCTACCTGCCCACCGGGCTGGTGGTCACGTGTCAGGACGAGCGCTCGCAGATCAAGAATCGCGCGAAGGCGATGAAGGTGCTGCGCGCGCGGCTCTACGACCAGCGACTCCAGGAGCAGCAGGCGAAGTATGCGGCGCAGCGCAAGTCGCAGGTCTCGACCGGTGATCGCAGCGCGAAGATCCGCACCTACAATTTCCCGCAGAGCCGCGTGACCGATCACCGCATCGGGTTGACGCTCCATTCGCTCTCCAACTTCATGGAGGGCGACCTCGGCGAGATGAACGATGCGCTGCTCGCGGCCGACATGGCCGAGCGCCTCGCCGCGATGGGGGCGGAGAAGTAGGAGCGATGGACCGCACCATCGGCGACGCGCTCGAGTCGGCGCGTTCGCGGCTGTCGGCGTCGTCTTCTGCCGAGTCCGACGCGGTCGAGCTGCTCAGCCGCCTGCTGAATCTCGGCCGCGTCGAACTGCAGCTGCGCCGCAACGAGCCGATGGCGCCCGAACAGTGGCAGACGCTCGACTCGTGGCTGCGCCGCCGCGTGGCCGGCCAGCCGGTGCAATACATCACCGGTCGCGCGGCCTTTCGCTCGCTCGATCTCACCGTTGACGGTAGCGTTCTGATCCCGCGCCCCGAAACCGAGCAGCTGGTCGAGGCGGTAATCGGCGTCTTGCGCGAAGAGCTGATGAGCTGGGCCGCGCCGCGGGTGCTGGATCTCGGCACTGGCTCGGGCGCGATCGCCTTGAGCATCGCGCGCGAGTGGCCGCAAGCGATCGTGAGCGCGACTGACGCGAGCACCGAGGCGCTGTCGACCGCCGAAGCCAACGCGGCGGCCCTGGGGCTCGCCGGACGCGTTCGCTTCATGCAGGGCAATTGGTTCGACGCCGTGGACGCCGAGGCGCGCTTCGAAGTCGTAATCTCGAATCCGCCCTACATCGCCACGATCGAACAGGAGCTGCTCCCCGCCGACGTTCGCGACTTCGAGCCGCCGCAGGCGCTGTTCTCGGGCGAGACCGGGCTCGAATCGCTTCGCGAGATCATCGACGAGGCGCCGCGGCATATGGTCGCCGGCGGCCTGCTGGCGCTCGAGCTGGCCGAGATGCGCGCCCGCGAGGTCGCAACCTGGCTCGAGGGCGCGCGCGACTGGCGCGACGTGGACCTGCGCGACGATCTCTCCGGCCGGCCGCGCGTGCTGCTGGCGCGCCGCGAGCGTGGCCCGGCGATCGCGCCGGCGCAGTGGGAAGAAGAGCGGGAGTAGCGCCGCTTGATTGGGCGCGCCGCCACGCGTGGAGCCGCGCCCGACTGTCGGTCGCGACGACGCTTTTTCGGGAGCGGCTCGAGCGCTTCGCGGAGACTTCGCTTCAATCACTCGAAGCATCGGCCACGGCGCGAGCGAGTTGCGCGATCGAATGACGCGCACACGAGAATTGGCGCGAGCGTTGCAAGAGCCTCCGATCCCCACGTCACCACGGACTCGGAGGCGCCATGCGTCGCAACTTCGCGATTGCCCCCGTACTCGCACTCGCCGCATCCATTCCCCTGGCGTCTCCGACATTCGCCAGCCATCGGATCGTTCGCGCCGACGGCAGCGGCGACTACCCGACGCTGACGGCGGCGCTCCAGGATGCGTGGGCGAATCACCCGGTGGACACGATCCTCGTGGCGCCCGGTAGCTATGGCGAGGTGGTCAACATTCCCGAGCCGCTCGACTGCGTCATCGCGAGCACCGATGGCGCGGCGGTGACGAAGATCGAGGGATTCACCTCGATCCCGGAGAACCCCAATTCCTATTACTACTCCTCGGGTGTGGTGAGCGGAATCACCGTTGAACAGCCGGTGGCCTTCGGTCAGGACACGCGGTTCGTGTATTGGAACCATTGTGTGTTCGAGGGCGGGTTCCACGGGCTCGTGCCCGAGGGCGAGACACCGAATTTCACCGCCTGCACGTTTCGCGACACCTCTTCGTTCATCAACTACGCCTATTGGATGACAGACTGTTCCTTTGAGGGTGCGCCAGCGTTCTTCAAGAACATCCTGGGCGCCATCGTGATGGAGCGGTGCCATTTCAAGGGGCCCGCGAAGGCGCTCGCGACCGTCGAGCCACACGACAATAGTGAGATCGCGTTCCGCGACTGCACGTTCTCGGGCGCGGAGAATGGCATCGTCGTGAATTCGAAGAACTACTTCGATCAGGCCATGTGGGCGGATTTCTGCCAGTTCCACGATCTGTCCGGGGCTGCTGAATTCTATGAGTATGGAGATTGGAAGCAGGTTGAGCTCGGGTATCTCTTCATTTCTCTCGACCACTCGAGCGTCCGAAACGTCGGCCAGGCCATTCATGCCTATGCCCCGATTCCCATCTTCATGTCTTGCGTCGGAGACACCATTCTCAATTGCGCCGGTGTGGCGATCGAAGCCAGCGCTCAACACGCGGTCCTACAGAACGTGCAGATCGATCACGCCGGTGGCGACGGCGTCCACTGGATTCTTCAGCTTCAAGATCCCGGCCACTACGTGCCGCCGACGGCCTACCATCAGATCTGGAACTGCGCGATCTCGAATTGCGCCGGCAACGGCGTGACGATGCTCGAGCGTCCCTACTCTCCGATCGATTTCACAGAAGACTTGTCGGTCCGGAACACCACGATCCATCAATCTCTCAACGCCGGCCTGTGGCTCGAATCCGCCGCGCCGACAGTCACGAGTTGTCTGCTGCGTGGCAATGGCGGCGACGGAATCCATCTCGTGCTCTCCGGTGGCGCCCCGACCTGCAGCCTGGGCGTGAATA is from Candidatus Sulfotelmatobacter sp. and encodes:
- the rpmE gene encoding 50S ribosomal protein L31 — translated: MKAGIHPVYELRTFHCYGCGTEWQTRTTLQPTTNDGKIHLDICANCHPFYTGKQKLIDKAGRVERFRRKYSKKTEATPAEPAESAKS
- the prfA gene encoding peptide chain release factor 1, producing the protein MWDAVKKVEARFEEITQLLGTPEVASDPRKLRDLSKERARLEGTMRTLAEYRRVERTVADDEAAIASGDAELSELAKAELPELRERQTKLEEELKRQLLPRDPDDDKNVIVEIRAGVGGEEAALFAADLYRMYSKYAEKKGWKQEILSSAPAEAGGFKEIVFSLEGDGVYREMKFESGVHRVQRVPATEASGRIHTSAATVAVLPEVEDVDIEIAEKDIRVDVYRAGGPGGQGVNTTDSAVRITYLPTGLVVTCQDERSQIKNRAKAMKVLRARLYDQRLQEQQAKYAAQRKSQVSTGDRSAKIRTYNFPQSRVTDHRIGLTLHSLSNFMEGDLGEMNDALLAADMAERLAAMGAEK
- a CDS encoding cupin domain-containing protein; protein product: MSNAASKPAAPGSFPYETHLDVRFRPLETIDVQRVADAVTHPWFNQTLCQVNASVVRLGVVKGEYHWHKHDDDDEFFYVVEGKLLIDLEGRTVTLEPRQGFVVPRGVVHRTRAPERTLILMVENAGIIPTGN
- a CDS encoding right-handed parallel beta-helix repeat-containing protein: MRRNFAIAPVLALAASIPLASPTFASHRIVRADGSGDYPTLTAALQDAWANHPVDTILVAPGSYGEVVNIPEPLDCVIASTDGAAVTKIEGFTSIPENPNSYYYSSGVVSGITVEQPVAFGQDTRFVYWNHCVFEGGFHGLVPEGETPNFTACTFRDTSSFINYAYWMTDCSFEGAPAFFKNILGAIVMERCHFKGPAKALATVEPHDNSEIAFRDCTFSGAENGIVVNSKNYFDQAMWADFCQFHDLSGAAEFYEYGDWKQVELGYLFISLDHSSVRNVGQAIHAYAPIPIFMSCVGDTILNCAGVAIEASAQHAVLQNVQIDHAGGDGVHWILQLQDPGHYVPPTAYHQIWNCAISNCAGNGVTMLERPYSPIDFTEDLSVRNTTIHQSLNAGLWLESAAPTVTSCLLRGNGGDGIHLVLSGGAPTCSLGVNTLVDNGRDGLAIESAHQPTGIVAANNLLAGNQHFGFNMLASYLGDASRNDAWSNHGGDFAGLHAGESELGADPLFCAASAGDFELRADSPCAPGGVYGPIGAYGVGCAAIAAAGIPPPTRDFALSPNPARGSIAFSWPATEAPRGIEVLDVQGRVLWRSAPGGGAGGKLRWDGHDSQGKPLAAGVYLVRWDAAGRPPRSARFVWLGD
- a CDS encoding DEAD/DEAH box helicase, with translation MPFAKLGLPPLIVKGVRAAGYNQPTPIQQRAIPIVLEGHDLVAAAQTGTGKTAAFVLPILARLLEGHPALRALVLVPTRELAAQVETNARDYARFTRLRAGVAYGGVPIGPQERLLRHEGVDLLVATPGRLLDLHGRQSVSLEDVEILVLDEADRMVDMGFAPDLKRILRLLPTRRQTLMFSATMPPELNKVAKESLRNPQRVDLAPPSRPAAGITQAIYPVPRHLKTDLLDELMSRSDVGSAIVFTRTKHGADRLTRQLEKRGHSVAALHGDRTQSQRERALAGLRRGRVQILVATDIASRGIDVEDISHVVNFDVPHTPEDYVHRIGRTGRVEAVGDAFTLMSPEEQSDVTAIERFLGRSIPRVSLPDFDYHRRAEPGQGHGHGGERSGRGGRGRDRGRDGRPRDGWSRPSSSETGSPYAGGPGSENPAGPSHAAPSHGRRPVRNAPDRRRRRM
- the prmC gene encoding peptide chain release factor N(5)-glutamine methyltransferase, with protein sequence MDRTIGDALESARSRLSASSSAESDAVELLSRLLNLGRVELQLRRNEPMAPEQWQTLDSWLRRRVAGQPVQYITGRAAFRSLDLTVDGSVLIPRPETEQLVEAVIGVLREELMSWAAPRVLDLGTGSGAIALSIAREWPQAIVSATDASTEALSTAEANAAALGLAGRVRFMQGNWFDAVDAEARFEVVISNPPYIATIEQELLPADVRDFEPPQALFSGETGLESLREIIDEAPRHMVAGGLLALELAEMRAREVATWLEGARDWRDVDLRDDLSGRPRVLLARRERGPAIAPAQWEEERE
- a CDS encoding DUF1385 domain-containing protein, which codes for MPFLPVGGQAVIEGVMMRSPTLMSVAVRRPDGALAFLERRFTSITRRVRPLGLPVVRGAVSLFETLYLGITALNFSADEAVKETAEPAKKAPWWQMLAQGAMVVFSVGVGLLLFVVLPARITGWLGFQDRVRFGLVDGFFRLLAFMIYLLLISQWKEMARVLGFHGAEHKAIHALENDAPLTPESVQSFSRFHPRCGTSFLFLVVVVSIVVFTFIGKPRGVGDHLLRIACMPLIAGVAFEFIRISGKYADRPWAKVLIWPGLQFQRLTTREPDLEMCRVAIAALEKVRHDEALRAPAEPGKRADVQFVQ